A genomic region of Candidatus Thermoplasmatota archaeon contains the following coding sequences:
- a CDS encoding universal stress protein: MQGINRVVIPVDRSDISRIAVEHGAHLAELLGVEVSIISIDDTHQFMASPLLEQKIRGQHEAILQGYKKMIEGKVIKVQTEIIVGSTPADEIVKYAQEGDILVMATRSKKGLNRCVLGSVSDEVLKRVDCPVMILKSKNPEEYFV; the protein is encoded by the coding sequence ATGCAAGGCATCAACCGAGTTGTGATACCTGTTGATCGTTCAGATATCTCACGAATCGCGGTTGAACATGGTGCTCATCTTGCAGAGCTTCTTGGTGTTGAAGTATCAATCATCTCCATTGATGATACCCATCAGTTTATGGCATCACCACTTCTTGAACAAAAAATACGAGGACAACATGAAGCTATCCTTCAGGGATACAAAAAAATGATCGAAGGAAAAGTTATAAAGGTTCAAACAGAAATTATTGTCGGAAGTACTCCTGCTGATGAGATCGTCAAATATGCTCAAGAAGGTGATATCCTTGTTATGGCAACCCGTTCGAAAAAGGGGTTAAATCGATGTGTTCTCGGGAGCGTTTCTGATGAGGTTCTCAAGCGGGTTGACTGCCCCGTCATGATTCTAAAATCAAAAAATCCAGAAGAATATTTCGTATAA